Proteins encoded within one genomic window of Etheostoma cragini isolate CJK2018 chromosome 21, CSU_Ecrag_1.0, whole genome shotgun sequence:
- the LOC117936823 gene encoding synaptic vesicle membrane protein VAT-1 homolog — MSGEEAPTLQQQPEQEKKLEEPPRSASDAPQESGSSPAAAEEKLLSFRSLVLTGYGGYDKVKLQVKTQKQPQLEAGDVQVHVKACGLNFAELLGRQGLYELLPAPPVILGMEGSGVIEAVGEDVKDRKVGDRVIVMSRSGMWQEVVVVSANLTFPMPEQMSFEEGAAIPINYLTAYMMLFEMANLRPGKSVLIHMAAGGVGFAVTQLCQTVPDVTVFGTASAPKHEIIAQGGVTHPIDYRTKDYVEEIRKISPKGVDIVLDPLGGSDTQKGFSLLKSLGTLIVFGAANCVTGQKKNLLAMAKTWYNQLSLTTLKLMQSNKAVCGFHLGYITDEQLISRTMFKLLELYGQGKIKPRIDSCYHFEEVTDAFRRMHERQNIGKVILLPEAKKEEEKQKSSPEPVENVEKTEAAVNDKKKETTEEV, encoded by the exons ATGTCTGGCGAAGAGGCTCCAACTCTGCAGCAACAACCTGAGCAGGAGAAGAAGCTCGAGGAACCTCCGCGGTCTGCTTCAGACGCACCGCAGGAGTCAGGTAGTAGCCCTGCCGCGGCCGAGGAGAAGCTTCTCTCCTTCCGGTCTCTGGTCCTGACGGGTTACGGAGGCTATGATAAAGTCAAGCTGCAGGTGAAAACGCAAAAGCAGCCGCAGCTGGAGGCAGGAGACGTCCAGGTGCACGTCAAGGCGTGCGGGCTTAACTTCGCCGAGCTGCTGGGCAGACAGGGGCTGTACGAGCTGCTGCCCGCCCCGCCTGTCATCTTGGGAATGGAGGGCTCCGGGGTGATTGAAGCAGTCGGGGAGGATGTGAAGGACAGGAAG gTGGGGGACCGAGTCATTGTGATGAGCCGCAGTGGCATGTGGCAGGAAGTGGTTGTTGTGTCCGCCAACCTCACCTTTCCCATGCCCGAGCAGATGAGCTTTGAGGAAGGTGCTGCGATCCCCATTAACTACCTAACTGCCTACATGATGCTGTTTGAGATGGCTAACTTGAGGCCGGGCAAGAGTGTTCTCATCCACATGGCAGCAG GTGGTGTTGGTTTTGCTGTTACCCAGCTGTGTCAGACTGTGCCAGATGTGACGGTTTTTGGCACGGCATCAGCCCCCAAGCATGAGATCATTGCTCAAGGCGGGGTAACTCACCCCATCGACTACCGCACCAAAGACTATGTGGAGGAAATCCGAAAAATCAGCCCGAAGG GAGTGGACATCGTCCTCGACCCGCTTGGTGGTTCAGATACCCAGAAAGGGTTTAGTTTGTTGAAATCTTTGGGCACGCTTATCGTCTTTG GTGCAGCCAATTGTGTGACAGGGCAGAAAAAGAACCTGTTGGCCATGGCAAAGACCTGGTACAACCAGCTCTCTCTCACCACGCTCAAACTAATGCAGTCCAACAAGGCCGTCTGCGGCTTCCACCTGGGCTACATCACTGATGAGCAGCTCATCAGCAGGACTATGTTCAAGCTGCTGGAGCTCTATGGCCAGGGAAAGATCAAGCCCCGCATTGACTCATGCTATCACTTTGAGGAG GTCACTGATGCCTTCAGGCGCATGCACGAACgccaaaacattggaaaagtcATCCTTCTTCCTGAAGcaaagaaggaggaagagaagcaaAAGTCCAGCCCTGAACCGGtagaaaatgtggaaaaaactgAAGCCGCCGTCAACGACAAGAAAAAAGAGACCACAGAAGAAGTTTAA